The window GACGACGCGCTGGAAAGTGTGATGGCGCTGGCCACCCACCCCGATTTCTCGCTGGCCAATCCCAACCGCGCGCGATCGCTGGTCGGGGCGTTCGGGGTCAATCAGCGGGCGTTTCACCGCGCCGATGGCAGCGGTTATCGGTTCCTTGCCGATCAGCTGATCGCGCTTGACCGCATCAACCCGCAGACCGCCGCCAAGCTGTTGCCGCCACTGGGTCGGTGGCGCCGGTTCGATGCGGCGCGGGGCGAACAGATGCGGGCGGAACTGTCGCGCATCCTTGCCCAGCCGGGGCTGAGCAAGGACCTGTTTGAACAGGCGTCAAAAAGCGTCGAGGGATAAGGCGGGCCGGCCATCCGCTGCGATCCGGGGACGGGCGCAGGACGGGACGGCCGGTGCCCCGTTCAATGCGGCGCTGGCGGGTTCAGCCATAGGCGCGGGCAAAAAAGACGATCGTCGTCGCGGCGGTCACCGCCAGCGTCCATAGCCGGACCGCAGCTGGCGGCAGCCGCTTGCCCAGATGCGCGCCGCCCCATCCGCCCAGGATCGCGCCCGCCAGCATCGGCAGGCAGCTTTTCCAGTCGATCATCCCAAAACCGATGAACACGATCGCCGCCGCCATGTTGGCCGCAGCCAGCATCAGCGTGCGCGGCGCGAACAGGCTGCGCGGATCAAGCCCGGCGAGCAGACCATAGGTCGCCGTCATCATCATGCCGACACCGCCGCCGAAATAGCCGCCGTAAATGCCCAGCACCCCCTGTGCCGTCAGCAGCGTCCGCCGCCCGATGGTCGTCCGCGCGCGCAGCCAGTCCGCCGCCCGCTTGCCAAAGGCGATGACGACGAACGCCAGCAGCAGCAGCCAGGGGATGATCACATCGAACGTGCGGGTCGGCGTCAGGACCAGCAACAGGCTGCCCAGCAGACCGCCGGCAAAGCAGATCGCAACCAGCAGCGGAACGGCGACTCCGCCCAGCGGGCGCAGTTCGCGGCGAAAGCTCCAGGCGCTGGTGATCGCGCCGGGCAGCAGAGCCATGTTGGACGTGGCATTGGCGACGGTCGCGGGCAGACCGAGCGCGATCAGCGCGGGCAGGGTGGCAAAGGTGCCGCCGCCCGCCAGCGCGTTCATCGCACCGCCCAGCATCCCGGCACCCACGGCCAGCAAAAGTGTTTCCGTCATCGCCCGGTCCTAGCCGTTTTGGACAGGGGTGCGAAGCGGCAGTGCTTGGACGATGGCGGCATCGTTCCTATCTGGACGCCAGCATCAGGGAGCCTGTTACCCGTGAATTACCTGCATACCATGATCCGCGTCACCGATCCCGACGCGACCGTCCGCTTCTTCAACCTGCTCGGCCTTCAGGAAACCAAGCGGATGGACAGCCAGGGCGGACGCTTCACCCTCATCTTCCTTGCCGCGCCGGGCGATATCGATCCCGCGACCGGGCGGGGCAAGGCGGAGGTCGAGCTGACCTATAACTGGCCGCCCGAGGATGGCAGCGCGCCGGAAACCTATTCCGGCGGCCGCAATTTCGGGCACCTCGCCTATCGCGTCGACAATATCTACGACACCTGCCAGCGGCTGATGGATGCCGGCGTGACGATCAACCGGCCGCCGCGCGACGGGCACATGGCGTTCGTGCGCACGCCGGACAATATCTCGGTCGAGCTGCTTCAGGCGGGCGATGCCCTTGCCCCGGCCGAACCCTGGGCGTCGATGCCCAATACCGGCGTCTGGTAAGGTCATGACCGCGCCGCTGGAGATCGTCCGGATCCCCGTGCTCAGCGACAATTATGTCTGGCTGGTCCACGAACCGGTGTCGGGTGAGACGATCGTGGTCGATCCCGCGGTGGCGGAACCCGTCCTGGCGGCGGCGGATGCGCGCGACTGGCGGATCGGGGCGGTGTGGAACACGCACTGGCACCCGGATCACACCGGCGGCAATCAGGGGATCAAGGACGCGACCGGCGCAACGGTGATCGCGCCGGCGGCAGAGGCGGCAAAGATTCCCACCGCCGATCGTCTGGTGGCCGAGGGCGACCGGGTGATGCTTGGCGTAGTGTCGGCACAGGTGCTGGCGGTGCCGGCCCATACGGCCGGTCACATCGCCTATCATCTGCCCGATGCCGCCACGATTTTCGTTGGCGACACGCTGTTCGCCATGGGTTGCGGGCGGCTGTTCGAGGGGACGGCGGCGCAGATGTTCGGCAATATGCAGCGGCTGGCGCTGCTGCCCCCCGATACCTCCGTTTACTGTGCCCACGAATATACCCTGTCCAATGGCCGCTTTGCCGCGCATGTCGAGCCCGGTAACAGGGCAATTGCGGCGCGGCTGGCCGAAGTGGCGGCGATGCGCGAGCGGGGGGAGGCGACGGTGCCGACCAGCATCGCGGCGGAATTGGCCACCAATCCGTTCATGCGGGCGACGACGGCGGAGCAGCTGGCCGAACTGCGCGCCGTAAAGGATGCGTTCAGGGGATAGGGCCGACGCTGAAGATCGGGTATATTGCTGCATCCGAACAGGGAGAGGGCATGTCATGAGATCAGCTATCGTCACCGCAGCGGCGCTGCTGATCGCCGGATGCGCCGCAACCCCCGAACAGATCGCCAGTGACCAGGCCGAGGCGGCGAAGGATTTTGCCACGGCGACCAAGGGCCGCGTTGCCGGCAAGCCGCAGCAGTGCATCGAGAATATCGGCGTGGACGGGCCGCAGATCATCGGCAACGACCGGCTGATCTATCGCCAGGGCGGCAAGCGCATCTGGGTGACGCAGCTGCGCAGCGAATGCCCGGGTCTTCGCCCGCAGGACAGCATCATCATTGCCGAGGTGTTCGGCGGACAGACCTGTCGCAACGACCGGTTTCGCGTCGTGCAGCGCGGGAACACCATTCCCGGCGCCTATTGCTTCTTCGGCGATTTCGTCCCCTATGACCGGGCGGAGTGACCCCCGCCCGGCCGAAGGGCATTACAGGACGTAGCGGCTGAGATCGGTGTTGCGGGCGATGCCCGACAGCTGTTTTTCGACATAGGCGGCATCGACCGTCAGCGTCTGGCCGGTGCGATCCTCTGCATCGAAGCTGACTTCTTCCAGCAGCTTTTCCATCACCGTCTGAAGCCGCCGCGCGCCGATATTCTCGACGCTGTCGTTCACGTCCGCCGCGATGCGGGCGATGGCGAGGATGCCGTCATCGGTAAAGCTGACGCTGACCTGTTCGGTGCCGAGCAGGGCGACATATTGCTGAAGCAGCGATGCCTTTGTGTCCGACAGGATCGCCACGAAATCCTCGACCGTCAGCGCCTTCAGCTCGACGCGGATCGGCAGGCGGCCCTGAAGCTCGGGCAACAGGTCGCTCGGCTTGGCGACGTGGAAGGCGCCCGAGGCGATGAAGAGCACGTGATCGGTCTTCATCGGTCCATATTTGGTGGCGACCGTCGTCCCCTCGATCAGGGGCAGCAGGTCGCGCTGCACGCCTTCACGGCTGACCGATCCGCCGCGCACGTCGCTGACCGCGATCTTGTCGATCTCGTCCAGGAACACGATCCCGTTGGCCTCTGCATCCGCAAGCGCGACGCGGGCCACATCGTCCTGGTCGAGCCGCTTGTCCGCCTCTTCCTCGACCAGTTTGGCCCAGGCGGCGGGAACGGCCAGCTTGCGGCGCTTCAGGTTGTTCTGACCGAACGCCTTGCCCATCATTTCACTGAGGTTGATCATGCCGACATTGGCGCCGCCGGGGATTTCGAACGGCATCTGCGGCGCAGCCTCCACCTCGATCTCGATTTCCTTGTCATCGAGATGGCCGTCGCGGAACCGCTGGGCAAAGGCCTCCCGCGTTGCCTGGGAACTGTCCTTGCCGGTCAGCGCGTCGAGCAGGCGTGCCAGGGCGGCCTCCTCTGCCTTGTCCTTCACCGCGATGCGGCGGCGTTCCTTTTCAAGGCGGATCGATTCCTCGACCAGGTCGCGGGCGATCT of the Sphingomonas sp. BGYR3 genome contains:
- the hslU gene encoding ATP-dependent protease ATPase subunit HslU, whose amino-acid sequence is MNDTLTPKTIVRALDDHIIGQADAKRAVAVALRNRWRRQQLSPDLRDEVSPKNILMIGPTGCGKTEISRRLAKLADAPFVKVEATKFTEVGYVGRDVEQIARDLVEESIRLEKERRRIAVKDKAEEAALARLLDALTGKDSSQATREAFAQRFRDGHLDDKEIEIEVEAAPQMPFEIPGGANVGMINLSEMMGKAFGQNNLKRRKLAVPAAWAKLVEEEADKRLDQDDVARVALADAEANGIVFLDEIDKIAVSDVRGGSVSREGVQRDLLPLIEGTTVATKYGPMKTDHVLFIASGAFHVAKPSDLLPELQGRLPIRVELKALTVEDFVAILSDTKASLLQQYVALLGTEQVSVSFTDDGILAIARIAADVNDSVENIGARRLQTVMEKLLEEVSFDAEDRTGQTLTVDAAYVEKQLSGIARNTDLSRYVL
- a CDS encoding sulfite exporter TauE/SafE family protein — encoded protein: MTETLLLAVGAGMLGGAMNALAGGGTFATLPALIALGLPATVANATSNMALLPGAITSAWSFRRELRPLGGVAVPLLVAICFAGGLLGSLLLVLTPTRTFDVIIPWLLLLAFVVIAFGKRAADWLRARTTIGRRTLLTAQGVLGIYGGYFGGGVGMMMTATYGLLAGLDPRSLFAPRTLMLAAANMAAAIVFIGFGMIDWKSCLPMLAGAILGGWGGAHLGKRLPPAAVRLWTLAVTAATTIVFFARAYG
- the gloB gene encoding hydroxyacylglutathione hydrolase; protein product: MTAPLEIVRIPVLSDNYVWLVHEPVSGETIVVDPAVAEPVLAAADARDWRIGAVWNTHWHPDHTGGNQGIKDATGATVIAPAAEAAKIPTADRLVAEGDRVMLGVVSAQVLAVPAHTAGHIAYHLPDAATIFVGDTLFAMGCGRLFEGTAAQMFGNMQRLALLPPDTSVYCAHEYTLSNGRFAAHVEPGNRAIAARLAEVAAMRERGEATVPTSIAAELATNPFMRATTAEQLAELRAVKDAFRG
- a CDS encoding DUF6491 family protein; its protein translation is MRSAIVTAAALLIAGCAATPEQIASDQAEAAKDFATATKGRVAGKPQQCIENIGVDGPQIIGNDRLIYRQGGKRIWVTQLRSECPGLRPQDSIIIAEVFGGQTCRNDRFRVVQRGNTIPGAYCFFGDFVPYDRAE
- a CDS encoding VOC family protein, whose translation is MIRVTDPDATVRFFNLLGLQETKRMDSQGGRFTLIFLAAPGDIDPATGRGKAEVELTYNWPPEDGSAPETYSGGRNFGHLAYRVDNIYDTCQRLMDAGVTINRPPRDGHMAFVRTPDNISVELLQAGDALAPAEPWASMPNTGVW